CTCCATTATGGCGATCAAAACGTTTCACACCAAAAGCACTGTGCTCTTTACTTAAATCAAAATAGTGATGTTCAGGCATTTCAATTCCTGAGCATTTGGCAAAATCAGCATAAAGACCCTCTAATAAACACACACTTTTATGCTCATTTTGAGCAGGAAATTTAACTAACCAAGACTCCGCTTGATTTGATAAATTTATGGTACTTACAATTTGTGATTTTGGTTCAAAATAGATTTGAGCTTTAGGTCTTGCACCTTGTGGTGAACCACCAACCTGTAATAACTGACTTAAGATATCTGTATCTTTACCTTCCAAAACCTGTTGATTGGCTTGTGCAAGTGTTATCAAATCTAAGGCTTCATTATCAGTATCAATTAAATGTTCTGGTTCAAAAACTAATGCCCCCATTGCCTTTTTACCAATATAGGCAAAACGATCAAGCACAGTTATATCGTGTGGTTCTTTACCTAATTTTTGACGAAAAAAACGATCCATTAGTAACATTCCCCAACCATCAGGTAAGCTATCGGATAACAACCCACACAAATATTGTGATGAACGATGTTCGCCATAATATAATTTATTTGAATTTGGTGTATATAATGGCATTTCTATCGGTGAAAGGGGTAATCCATTTGCAAGCCAAGTAGGATCATAAGAGAATACAGGACGTTGGCGATCTAATCCTAATCGCCCTACTAGACGATACTGACCATATCCTGCAAAATAGACCGCGATAGATTGTATAATATTCTTATTCTTCATTTTATTTCCCAGATGCACGTTGACGTGGTGCATATTTCTGAATCACTTCTTCTACCGTTTTTGGTTTATAATCAAATAAGTCAGCAAACTCATTAATTAAACCTAATCCAATCGCAATATGAAGAACATTTTCTAATGTTCCTCCTTTGCCCGATTCAATTCTTACAACTGTACTCACCCCAACACCGATTTGCTCAGCAAGTTGTGCTTGGGTTAAATTCTGATGTAAACGATGCTGTTTAAGACGTTGCCCTAATATTTGGCTAATTTCACTTGGTGTATAAAAATCAAAGCGCATTATAATTACTCAAATTTGATAAATAACACCTTAATTATAGCATTTATAAATCAAAAGTGAATGATTATTTTAATATCAATCCAACATATCCGCCAATAAAAACTGTAATACGGTATCCATTCTTAAATAGGGAATGCTTTCATCAAAATCAATTTGTTTCGGTTCAAATTGTTCAAACTCAAAACGATTATTTTCCCAAAACTTGGCATTAGGTAAACGACTAGGAACCGATCCTGGGTATAATGTAACTTTATTTTTATCCGAACTTCTTACTCCTCGAATTGCTTTGAATTTTTCGCCATTTTGAGTCACAATGACAGGATCAGTTGCTCGAATGGCTGAAATGGCATAATACCCTGTTTCAACTCCATCAAATTGTTTATGCTGTCCCCCTTCCTGTGCAAGTTGTCGCATTAAATTTTCTAAATTCGGTAATTGATCACTGGTGATATGATCTGCTTTTGTTGCTAAAAAGAGTAATTTATCTATATTTGAGGAAAACAAACGATGAAATAAAGAGCGATTACCGTAGTGAAAATGTTTAAAGAGTT
This DNA window, taken from Pasteurella skyensis, encodes the following:
- a CDS encoding type II toxin-antitoxin system HipA family toxin; translated protein: MKNKNIIQSIAVYFAGYGQYRLVGRLGLDRQRPVFSYDPTWLANGLPLSPIEMPLYTPNSNKLYYGEHRSSQYLCGLLSDSLPDGWGMLLMDRFFRQKLGKEPHDITVLDRFAYIGKKAMGALVFEPEHLIDTDNEALDLITLAQANQQVLEGKDTDILSQLLQVGGSPQGARPKAQIYFEPKSQIVSTINLSNQAESWLVKFPAQNEHKSVCLLEGLYADFAKCSGIEMPEHHYFDLSKEHSAFGVKRFDRHNGERIHIHTLAGLLNTDFRLPTLDYTQLLRCVRMMTRSQKDVERAYRQVVFNVIFNNKDDHTKNFSFIMDEMGKWSLSPAYDLTFNTGINGSIIDQIMLSAEQFLNVIKDYPLQKDLSNTVQKTIKANIKRMI
- a CDS encoding helix-turn-helix domain-containing protein, with the protein product MRFDFYTPSEISQILGQRLKQHRLHQNLTQAQLAEQIGVGVSTVVRIESGKGGTLENVLHIAIGLGLINEFADLFDYKPKTVEEVIQKYAPRQRASGK